A genomic segment from Thermus sp. LT1-2-5 encodes:
- the thyX gene encoding FAD-dependent thymidylate synthase gives MEPTHAIPVLDRGFVRLVDVMGNDGAIVQAARVSYGAGTKTVREDAALIDYLMRHRHTSPFEMVEFKFHVKAPLFVVRQWFRHRTASVNEVSGRYSVLKDEFYEPQAFRRQAKHNKQGSEGVLEDEEALALLKEAEEHAYRVYGKLLEKGVAREMARMVLPLNLYTEFYWKQDLHNLFHFLKLRLAPEAQWEIRQYAQAIAELVKAHVPLAWTSFEEHVLYGATLSRTELTALRGLLTPELYEKALLALGLSGSRLKEALEKLFGPG, from the coding sequence ATGGAGCCCACGCACGCCATTCCGGTCCTGGACAGGGGCTTCGTGCGCCTGGTGGACGTCATGGGAAACGATGGCGCCATCGTCCAGGCGGCCCGGGTTTCCTACGGGGCGGGGACCAAGACGGTGCGGGAGGACGCCGCCCTCATCGACTACCTCATGCGCCACCGCCACACGAGCCCCTTTGAGATGGTGGAGTTCAAGTTCCACGTGAAGGCTCCCCTCTTCGTGGTGCGCCAGTGGTTCCGGCACCGCACCGCCAGCGTGAACGAGGTTTCGGGCCGCTACTCCGTCCTAAAGGACGAGTTCTACGAGCCCCAGGCCTTCCGCCGCCAGGCCAAACACAACAAGCAAGGCTCGGAAGGAGTCCTAGAGGACGAGGAAGCCCTGGCCCTCCTCAAGGAGGCGGAAGAACACGCCTACCGGGTCTACGGGAAGCTTTTGGAAAAGGGGGTAGCCCGGGAGATGGCGCGCATGGTCCTTCCCCTCAACCTCTACACCGAGTTCTACTGGAAGCAGGACCTGCACAACCTCTTCCACTTCCTCAAGCTCCGCTTGGCCCCCGAGGCCCAGTGGGAAATCCGGCAGTACGCCCAGGCCATCGCCGAGCTGGTGAAGGCCCACGTGCCCTTGGCCTGGACGAGCTTCGAGGAGCACGTCCTCTATGGGGCTACCCTTTCCCGCACCGAGCTTACTGCCCTACGGGGGCTCCTCACCCCGGAGCTTTACGAGAAGGCCCTCCTCGCCCTAGGGCTTTCCGGCTCAAGGCTCAAGGAGGCCTTGGAAAAGCTCTTCGGCCCGGGCTAG
- a CDS encoding LptA/OstA family protein has protein sequence MKRIVLFSFLGLALAASGVRVIQVEGGRLSGDLRYGPWTFEGEVRGRVKDLTIQAPKATLTAPKGKTMQEAEGEREARFEGGVVVRRGRVEARGPVLVYREKTGEGELLGPARMRQEPKPGEDPVEVEASRMTFQVDTDTSTSENALLRSGNQEGRADFVYYEEERGLAVFSDPKEVVLTRKRKDGDLVIRAKEVRSLTGPKRLIATEGVRLVDGDLVTVGESLYYDDTTGEAIVLGKPAVSENKKEGFKLSGSTLLHNVNRHQVRVYGRAFRLPVEEFKKLGEK, from the coding sequence GTGAAGAGAATCGTGCTGTTTTCGTTCCTTGGACTGGCCTTGGCGGCTTCGGGCGTGCGGGTGATCCAGGTGGAGGGGGGCAGGCTCTCCGGGGACCTGCGCTACGGCCCCTGGACCTTTGAGGGGGAGGTGAGGGGCCGGGTCAAGGACCTCACCATCCAGGCCCCCAAGGCCACCCTCACCGCCCCCAAGGGCAAGACCATGCAGGAGGCGGAAGGGGAACGGGAGGCCCGCTTTGAGGGGGGCGTGGTGGTGCGCCGGGGCCGGGTGGAGGCCCGGGGGCCCGTCCTGGTTTACCGGGAAAAGACGGGGGAAGGGGAGCTCTTGGGCCCGGCCCGCATGCGCCAGGAGCCCAAGCCCGGGGAGGATCCCGTGGAGGTGGAGGCGAGCCGCATGACCTTCCAGGTGGACACCGACACCTCCACCAGCGAAAACGCCCTCCTCAGGAGCGGCAACCAGGAGGGGCGGGCGGACTTTGTCTACTACGAGGAGGAGCGCGGTCTTGCCGTCTTCAGCGATCCCAAGGAGGTGGTCCTTACCCGCAAGCGTAAGGACGGGGACCTCGTCATCCGGGCCAAGGAGGTGCGAAGCCTCACCGGCCCCAAGCGCCTCATCGCCACCGAGGGGGTGCGCCTCGTGGACGGAGATTTGGTCACCGTGGGGGAAAGCCTCTACTACGACGACACCACCGGGGAGGCCATTGTCCTGGGGAAGCCGGCGGTGAGCGAGAACAAGAAGGAAGGCTTTAAGCTTTCCGGGAGCACCCTTCTCCACAACGTGAACCGCCACCAGGTGCGGGTCTACGGCCGCGCCTTCCGCCTGCCTGTGGAGGAGTTTAAAAAGCTCGGGGAGAAGTGA
- a CDS encoding response regulator, with amino-acid sequence MAFVARLLVVDDDPRIRHLLEVVLSGSGHEVVLAASAKDALEFLRRETPDLILLDIMMPDMDGLTLLGRIRAVRRLSRVPVIMFTGGGQELEGPSRALGADLFLEKPISGRRLKQAVESLLTREGYLLPGGERVGTLAEVGGRLRQALPEEERFRLLWRKTQSRRALLANLVAKGWTEALLRRLLPGEYDLYDILGHLAYGWPLLSLKERAARAEDARFASLLQEYLKAKRLPLEGDGLLEELAETLYA; translated from the coding sequence ATGGCCTTCGTGGCGCGGCTCCTTGTGGTGGACGATGACCCCCGCATCCGCCACCTCCTCGAGGTGGTCCTTTCCGGCTCCGGCCACGAGGTGGTCTTGGCGGCTTCCGCCAAAGACGCCTTGGAGTTTCTGCGGAGGGAAACGCCGGATCTCATCCTTTTGGACATCATGATGCCGGACATGGACGGCCTCACCCTCTTGGGCCGCATCCGGGCGGTGCGCCGCCTAAGCCGGGTACCCGTCATCATGTTCACCGGCGGGGGGCAGGAGCTGGAGGGCCCAAGCCGGGCTTTGGGGGCGGATCTCTTCTTGGAAAAGCCCATCAGCGGGCGCCGGCTCAAGCAGGCGGTGGAAAGCCTCCTTACCCGGGAGGGGTACCTCCTCCCAGGGGGCGAGCGGGTGGGCACCTTGGCGGAGGTGGGGGGAAGGCTCCGGCAGGCCCTGCCGGAGGAGGAGCGCTTCCGCCTCCTCTGGCGAAAAACGCAAAGCCGCCGCGCCCTGCTCGCCAACCTGGTGGCCAAGGGCTGGACCGAGGCGCTCCTGCGCCGCCTGCTCCCGGGGGAGTACGACCTGTACGATATCCTCGGCCACCTGGCCTACGGCTGGCCCCTCCTTTCCCTGAAGGAGCGGGCGGCCCGGGCCGAGGACGCCCGGTTTGCTTCCCTCCTCCAGGAGTACCTGAAGGCCAAGCGGCTGCCCCTGGAAGGGGACGGCCTCTTGGAGGAGCTGGCGGAAACCCTATACGCTTAG
- the ligA gene encoding NAD-dependent DNA ligase LigA, which produces MTLEEVRRRINELRDLIRYHNYRYYVLADPEISDAEYDRLLRELKELEERFPELKSPDSPTEQVGARPLEATFRPIRHPTRMYSLDNAFTFAELKAFEERVERALGREGPFPYTVEHKVDGLSVNLYYEEGVLVWGATRGDGEVGEEVTQNLLTIPTIPRRLHGVPERLEVRGEVYMPVEAFLRLNEELEEAGEKVFKNPRNAAAGSLRQKDPRITAKRGLRATFYALGLGLEETGLKTQYELLLWLKEKGFPVEHGFTRATGAEGVERVYQAWLQERRRLPFEADGVVVKLDELALWRELGYTARAPRFAIAYKFPAEEKETRLLDVVFQVGRTGRVTPVGILEPVFIEGSEVSRVTLHNESYIEELDIRIGDWVLVHKAGGVIPEVLRVLKERRTGAERPIVWPEHCPECGHRLVKEGKVHRCPNPLCPAKRFEAIRHYASRKAMDIQGLGEKLIEKLLEKGLVRDVADLYRLRKEDLVGLERMGEKSAQNLLHQIEESKHRGLERLLYALGLPGVGEVLARNLAAHFGTMDRLLEATLEDLLQVEEVGELTARGIWETLKDPAFRHLVRRLKEAGVEMEAKERGGEALKGLTFVLTGELSRPREEVKALLRRLGAKVTDSVSRKTSYVVVGENPGSKLEKARSLGVPTLTEEELWRLLAERTGKAPEALLA; this is translated from the coding sequence ATGACCCTGGAGGAAGTGAGGAGGCGGATCAACGAGCTCCGGGACCTCATCCGCTACCACAACTACCGCTACTACGTCCTGGCGGACCCCGAGATCTCCGATGCCGAGTACGACCGGCTTCTCAGGGAGCTGAAGGAGTTGGAGGAACGCTTCCCCGAACTCAAAAGCCCGGACTCCCCCACGGAGCAGGTGGGGGCAAGGCCCCTGGAAGCCACCTTCCGCCCCATCCGCCACCCCACGCGGATGTACTCCCTGGACAACGCCTTCACCTTTGCGGAGCTCAAGGCCTTTGAGGAGCGGGTGGAGCGGGCCTTGGGGCGAGAGGGGCCTTTTCCCTACACCGTGGAGCACAAGGTGGACGGGCTTTCCGTCAACCTCTACTACGAGGAGGGGGTCTTGGTCTGGGGGGCCACCCGGGGGGATGGGGAGGTGGGGGAGGAGGTGACGCAAAACCTCCTCACCATCCCCACCATCCCCAGGAGGCTCCACGGGGTGCCGGAGCGCCTCGAGGTCCGGGGGGAGGTGTACATGCCCGTGGAGGCCTTCCTGCGCCTCAACGAGGAGCTGGAGGAGGCGGGGGAGAAGGTCTTTAAGAACCCGAGAAACGCCGCCGCCGGCTCCCTCAGGCAAAAAGACCCCAGGATCACCGCCAAGCGGGGCCTTCGCGCCACCTTCTACGCCCTGGGCCTCGGCCTGGAGGAGACGGGCCTGAAGACCCAGTACGAGCTCCTCCTGTGGCTCAAGGAGAAGGGTTTTCCCGTGGAGCACGGCTTTACCCGGGCCACGGGGGCGGAAGGGGTGGAAAGGGTCTACCAGGCTTGGCTCCAGGAGCGGCGCAGGCTCCCCTTTGAGGCGGACGGGGTAGTGGTGAAGCTGGACGAGCTCGCCCTTTGGCGGGAGCTGGGCTACACCGCCCGTGCCCCTCGCTTCGCCATCGCCTACAAGTTCCCGGCGGAGGAAAAGGAAACCCGGCTTTTGGACGTGGTCTTCCAGGTGGGGCGCACGGGGCGGGTGACCCCGGTGGGGATCCTGGAGCCGGTGTTTATAGAGGGGAGCGAGGTTTCCCGGGTCACCCTGCACAACGAGAGCTACATCGAGGAGCTGGACATCCGCATCGGGGACTGGGTTTTGGTCCACAAGGCGGGGGGGGTGATCCCCGAGGTGTTGCGGGTGCTCAAGGAGCGGCGCACCGGGGCGGAGCGGCCCATCGTCTGGCCGGAGCATTGCCCGGAGTGCGGCCACCGCTTGGTGAAGGAGGGCAAGGTCCACCGCTGCCCCAACCCCTTGTGCCCCGCCAAGCGCTTTGAGGCCATCCGCCACTACGCCTCCCGCAAGGCCATGGACATCCAGGGCCTGGGGGAGAAGCTCATCGAAAAGCTCTTGGAAAAGGGGTTGGTGAGGGACGTGGCCGACCTCTACCGCCTCCGGAAAGAGGACCTCGTGGGCCTGGAGAGGATGGGGGAGAAGAGCGCGCAAAACCTCCTCCACCAGATTGAGGAAAGCAAGCACCGGGGCCTGGAGCGCCTCCTGTACGCCCTGGGCCTTCCTGGGGTCGGGGAGGTGTTGGCCCGCAACCTGGCCGCCCATTTCGGCACCATGGACCGCCTCCTCGAGGCCACCTTGGAAGACCTCTTGCAGGTGGAGGAAGTGGGGGAGCTCACCGCCCGGGGGATTTGGGAAACCCTTAAGGACCCCGCTTTCCGCCACCTGGTGCGCCGCCTGAAGGAGGCGGGGGTGGAGATGGAGGCCAAGGAGCGGGGCGGGGAGGCCCTGAAGGGCCTCACCTTCGTCCTCACCGGGGAGCTTTCCCGCCCGCGGGAGGAGGTGAAGGCGCTTTTGCGGCGTCTGGGGGCCAAGGTCACCGACTCGGTGAGCCGCAAGACCAGCTACGTGGTGGTGGGGGAAAACCCGGGGAGCAAGCTCGAAAAAGCCCGCTCCTTGGGCGTGCCCACCCTTACTGAGGAGGAGCTTTGGCGCCTCCTGGCCGAAAGGACCGGGAAGGCGCCGGAGGCCCTTTTGGCCTAG
- a CDS encoding peptidoglycan bridge formation glycyltransferase FemA/FemB family protein, translating into MAELLEVHEPEAWNRLVSGFPITSALQSFGWGEVKRLSGWEPKRLAVYQGDRLLGAAQVLLKRLPGGLRLAYAPRGPALFRLEDLPQVARALAQGIRGSHLVLEPEAGLPAEEAPPAFPGLLPEEPIQPGYSLWLDLTQGEEALLKGMKEMHRRNARLAQKRTELLVAGEEAFTEFFRLFEETNRRAKLLQHAEAYYRAVLREMNQPLGEAFLALAAKDGEPLAAGLFVAFAGKVDYFYGGSSRKHPEAKAPMGMHLMAIRHGMARGYKVYDLWGVPRTPEGSHAEGIWRFKEGFGGKRVQFPAYALPLSPLYRPLKALIRLRKTWVNLKVRGSPRDVLG; encoded by the coding sequence ATGGCCGAGCTTTTGGAGGTTCACGAACCCGAGGCCTGGAACCGCCTGGTTTCCGGCTTCCCCATCACCAGCGCCCTGCAGTCCTTCGGCTGGGGGGAGGTGAAGCGGCTTTCCGGTTGGGAGCCCAAGCGCCTGGCCGTGTACCAGGGGGATAGGCTTTTGGGAGCGGCCCAGGTGCTCTTGAAGCGTTTGCCCGGGGGGCTTCGCCTGGCCTACGCTCCTCGAGGCCCGGCCCTTTTCCGCTTAGAGGACCTCCCCCAGGTGGCCCGGGCCCTGGCCCAGGGGATAAGGGGCTCCCACCTGGTGTTGGAGCCGGAGGCGGGCCTTCCGGCGGAGGAAGCGCCCCCTGCCTTCCCCGGCCTCTTGCCGGAGGAGCCCATCCAGCCCGGCTACTCCTTGTGGCTGGACCTCACCCAAGGGGAAGAGGCGCTTCTGAAGGGGATGAAGGAGATGCACCGCCGCAACGCCCGCCTGGCGCAAAAGCGCACGGAGCTCCTGGTGGCGGGGGAGGAGGCCTTCACGGAGTTCTTCCGCCTCTTTGAGGAAACGAACCGCCGGGCCAAGCTCCTCCAGCACGCAGAGGCGTACTACCGGGCGGTCCTTCGGGAGATGAACCAGCCCCTGGGCGAAGCCTTCCTCGCCTTGGCCGCCAAGGACGGGGAGCCCTTGGCGGCGGGGCTTTTCGTGGCCTTTGCCGGGAAGGTGGACTACTTCTACGGGGGAAGCAGCCGCAAACACCCCGAGGCCAAGGCCCCCATGGGGATGCACCTCATGGCCATCCGCCACGGCATGGCCCGGGGCTACAAGGTCTACGACCTCTGGGGGGTTCCCCGCACCCCCGAGGGGAGCCACGCCGAGGGGATCTGGCGCTTCAAGGAGGGGTTTGGCGGAAAACGGGTGCAGTTTCCCGCTTACGCCCTGCCCCTTTCCCCCCTCTACCGCCCCTTGAAGGCCCTGATCCGCCTGCGCAAGACCTGGGTGAACCTAAAGGTGCGGGGAAGCCCACGGGATGTGCTGGGGTAA
- a CDS encoding ABC transporter ATP-binding protein, translating into MEKALVLKDITKRFPLVLANDHISLDLNWGEVLALVGENGAGKSTLMKIVYGLQPPDKGEMWVDGKPYRPKSPLDAIAAGIGMVHQHFMLVEPFTVLENLVLGLEPGSALYLDLEAARKRAQGLMEELGFQVPLDERIENLPVGLQQRVEILKALYRKARILILDEPTAVLTPQEAEELFRFLRAYVAQGNAAIFISHKLKEVLSVSDRVTVIRDGKVVGTVRTVETSLEALARMMVGREVVLRVQKGPAKPGEVVLALEDFAAPPRLKGVSFAVRAGEIVGIAGVEGNGQTELVEALTGLRRHKGVARYLGQPLPPLARAVRELGISHVPEDRHARGLVLDFSVRENAILGDQHRPPFRGFLGFLDGEAVEGHARALVEAFDVRPRSTELSARRFSGGNQQKIVVGRELLRKPRLLIAAQPTRGVDVGAIEFIHQRLVEARDQGMAVLLVSADLSEVLSLADRILVMYEGRIVGELTPEEATEERLGLLMAGVSA; encoded by the coding sequence GTGGAGAAGGCCCTGGTCCTGAAGGACATCACCAAGCGCTTCCCCCTGGTCCTCGCCAACGACCACATCTCCTTGGACCTGAACTGGGGCGAGGTCTTGGCCTTGGTGGGGGAAAACGGCGCCGGAAAGTCCACCCTCATGAAGATCGTCTACGGCCTCCAGCCCCCCGATAAGGGGGAGATGTGGGTGGACGGCAAACCCTACCGCCCCAAAAGCCCCCTGGACGCCATTGCCGCTGGCATCGGCATGGTACACCAGCACTTCATGCTGGTGGAGCCTTTCACGGTGCTGGAAAACCTGGTCTTGGGCTTGGAGCCGGGAAGCGCCTTGTACCTGGACCTCGAGGCCGCCCGGAAGCGGGCCCAAGGCCTCATGGAAGAGCTGGGCTTCCAGGTGCCCCTGGACGAGCGCATCGAGAACCTCCCCGTGGGCCTGCAACAGCGGGTGGAGATCCTCAAGGCCCTGTACCGAAAGGCCAGGATCCTCATCTTGGACGAGCCCACCGCCGTCCTCACCCCCCAGGAAGCGGAGGAGCTTTTCCGCTTCCTCCGCGCCTACGTGGCCCAGGGCAACGCCGCCATCTTCATCAGCCACAAGCTCAAGGAGGTGCTTTCCGTTTCCGACCGGGTCACGGTGATCCGGGATGGAAAGGTGGTGGGCACGGTGCGCACGGTGGAAACCTCCTTGGAGGCGCTCGCCCGGATGATGGTGGGCCGGGAGGTGGTCCTACGGGTGCAAAAGGGCCCGGCCAAGCCCGGCGAGGTGGTCTTGGCCCTAGAGGACTTCGCCGCCCCGCCCCGGCTTAAAGGCGTGAGCTTTGCGGTGCGGGCTGGGGAGATCGTGGGCATCGCCGGGGTGGAGGGGAACGGGCAAACCGAGCTGGTGGAGGCCCTCACCGGCCTGCGCCGCCACAAGGGCGTGGCCCGGTACCTGGGCCAGCCCCTTCCCCCCCTGGCCCGGGCGGTGCGGGAGCTTGGCATAAGCCACGTCCCCGAGGACCGGCACGCCCGGGGCCTCGTCCTGGACTTCTCCGTGCGGGAAAACGCCATCCTGGGCGACCAGCACAGGCCCCCCTTCCGGGGCTTCCTGGGTTTTCTGGACGGCGAGGCAGTGGAGGGCCACGCCCGGGCCCTGGTGGAGGCCTTTGACGTGCGCCCCCGGTCCACGGAGCTTTCCGCCCGGCGCTTTTCTGGGGGCAACCAGCAGAAGATCGTGGTGGGCCGGGAGCTCCTAAGGAAACCCCGCCTCCTCATCGCCGCCCAGCCCACCCGGGGGGTGGACGTGGGCGCCATCGAGTTCATCCACCAGCGGCTGGTGGAGGCCCGGGACCAGGGGATGGCGGTGCTCCTGGTCTCCGCCGACCTCAGCGAGGTCCTAAGCCTCGCCGACCGCATCCTGGTGATGTACGAGGGGAGGATCGTGGGGGAGCTCACCCCGGAGGAGGCCACGGAGGAGCGGCTCGGCCTCCTGATGGCGGGGGTTTCCGCTTAG
- the trpB gene encoding tryptophan synthase subunit beta, which translates to MLRLPDFPLPNERGRFGPYGGRYVPETLIPALEEVEAAYLEAKKDPAFLEELAHYLRTFAGRPTPLFHAKRLSAYWGGAQVYLKREDLLHTGAHKINNTLGQALLARRMGKKRVIAETGAGQHGVSVATVAALFGMECVVYMGEEDVRRQALNVFRMKLLGAEVRPVAAGSRTLKDATNEAIRDWITHVRTTFYILGSVVGPHPYPMMVRDFQSVIGEEVKEQSLERFGRYPDALIAAVGGGSNAIGLFAPFAYLPAGERPRLIGVEAAGEGLASGRHAASIGAGKRGVLHGSYMYLLYDHDGQITPAHSVSAGLDYPGVGPEHSYYADTGIAEYASVTDEEALEGFKLLARLEGILPALESAHAIAHAAKVVPEMSKDQIVVINLSGRGDKDVTEAMRLLGGEL; encoded by the coding sequence ATGCTACGCTTGCCGGATTTTCCCTTGCCCAACGAACGGGGGCGGTTTGGCCCCTACGGGGGGCGGTACGTTCCCGAAACCCTGATCCCCGCCTTGGAGGAGGTGGAGGCCGCCTACCTCGAGGCCAAAAAGGACCCCGCCTTTCTGGAAGAGCTAGCGCACTACCTGAGGACCTTCGCCGGTCGGCCCACCCCCCTTTTCCACGCCAAGCGGCTTTCGGCGTACTGGGGTGGGGCCCAGGTCTACCTGAAACGGGAAGACCTCCTCCACACCGGGGCCCACAAGATCAACAACACCCTAGGCCAGGCCCTCCTCGCCCGGCGCATGGGGAAAAAGCGGGTCATCGCCGAAACCGGGGCGGGGCAGCACGGGGTTTCCGTGGCCACGGTTGCGGCCCTCTTCGGCATGGAGTGCGTGGTGTACATGGGGGAGGAGGACGTGAGGCGCCAGGCCCTGAACGTGTTCCGCATGAAGCTCCTGGGGGCCGAGGTGCGCCCGGTGGCCGCGGGGAGCCGCACCCTCAAGGACGCCACCAACGAGGCCATCCGCGACTGGATCACCCACGTGCGCACCACCTTTTACATCCTGGGCTCGGTGGTGGGCCCCCACCCTTACCCCATGATGGTCCGGGACTTCCAAAGCGTCATCGGCGAGGAGGTGAAGGAGCAGAGCCTGGAGCGGTTTGGCCGCTACCCCGATGCCCTCATCGCCGCCGTGGGCGGGGGGTCCAACGCCATCGGGCTTTTCGCCCCCTTCGCTTACCTTCCCGCAGGGGAAAGGCCTAGGCTCATCGGCGTGGAGGCCGCAGGGGAAGGCCTTGCCAGCGGTAGGCACGCCGCCAGCATCGGAGCGGGGAAGCGGGGGGTCCTGCACGGGAGCTACATGTACCTCCTCTACGACCACGACGGGCAGATTACCCCGGCCCACTCCGTTTCCGCCGGCCTGGACTACCCGGGGGTGGGGCCGGAACACAGCTACTACGCCGATACGGGCATCGCCGAGTACGCCAGCGTTACCGACGAGGAGGCCCTGGAGGGCTTTAAGCTTCTGGCCCGCCTCGAGGGCATCCTCCCCGCCCTGGAGTCCGCCCACGCCATCGCCCACGCCGCCAAGGTGGTGCCGGAGATGTCCAAGGACCAGATCGTGGTCATCAACCTCTCCGGCCGCGGGGATAAGGACGTGACCGAGGCCATGCGCCTTTTGGGGGGGGAGCTATGA
- a CDS encoding BMP family ABC transporter substrate-binding protein, whose product MKRVLALLGVLALGLSLAQVRVGIAFDAGGKFDRSFNQSAWEGAQKAAKDFGVRLFDFEPADPSQVGQGIRTFAEEGFDLVIGVGFANEPAITATAKEFPNVKFAVIDAVPGEGKLANAVGLVFREQEGSFLVGYIAGKMTRTGVVGFIGGMDIPLIHKFEAGFRAGAEYAFKEDKIQGKVLVGYVGNTPAAWNDPAKAKEIAAAQVRQGADIIYAAAGGSGLGLIDYVKQTKCLKEGGNIRFVRKADPYAKVAKYAEYTRACGTDGTKATPLFFIGVDANQNYLGDTDNNPATLNHGLTSMMKRVDVATYEVIKSVVQKTFKGGVREFGLSNNGVGYALDQYNKALIPAGLVSKLELLKQQIIKGQIKVPESR is encoded by the coding sequence ATGAAACGTGTACTGGCGCTTCTTGGGGTTCTGGCCCTGGGCCTAAGCCTGGCCCAGGTGCGGGTGGGCATCGCCTTTGACGCCGGCGGCAAGTTTGACCGCTCCTTCAACCAGTCCGCTTGGGAAGGGGCGCAAAAAGCGGCCAAGGACTTCGGGGTAAGGCTCTTCGACTTTGAGCCCGCCGACCCCTCCCAGGTGGGGCAGGGCATCCGCACCTTCGCCGAGGAGGGCTTTGACCTGGTGATCGGCGTGGGCTTCGCCAACGAACCCGCCATCACCGCCACGGCCAAGGAGTTTCCCAACGTCAAGTTCGCCGTGATCGACGCCGTTCCGGGTGAGGGGAAGCTCGCCAACGCCGTGGGGCTCGTGTTCCGCGAGCAAGAGGGCAGCTTCCTGGTGGGCTACATCGCCGGCAAGATGACCCGCACCGGGGTGGTGGGCTTCATCGGCGGCATGGACATCCCCCTGATCCACAAGTTTGAGGCAGGCTTCCGCGCCGGGGCGGAGTACGCCTTCAAGGAGGACAAGATCCAGGGCAAGGTCCTGGTGGGTTACGTGGGCAACACCCCCGCCGCCTGGAACGACCCCGCCAAGGCCAAAGAGATCGCCGCCGCCCAGGTGCGCCAGGGGGCCGACATCATCTACGCCGCCGCCGGTGGGTCGGGCCTTGGGCTCATAGACTACGTGAAGCAGACCAAGTGCCTCAAGGAAGGGGGCAACATCCGCTTCGTGCGCAAGGCGGACCCCTACGCCAAGGTGGCCAAGTACGCCGAGTACACCCGCGCTTGCGGCACCGACGGCACCAAGGCCACGCCCCTCTTCTTCATCGGCGTGGACGCCAACCAAAACTACCTGGGCGACACCGACAACAACCCCGCCACCCTCAACCACGGCCTCACCTCCATGATGAAGCGGGTGGACGTGGCCACCTACGAGGTGATCAAGAGCGTGGTGCAGAAGACCTTCAAGGGCGGGGTGCGGGAGTTCGGCCTGAGCAACAACGGGGTGGGCTACGCCCTGGACCAGTACAACAAGGCCCTGATCCCAGCGGGCTTGGTGAGCAAGCTGGAACTCCTCAAGCAGCAGATCATCAAGGGCCAGATCAAGGTGCCCGAGTCCCGCTAA
- the pheA gene encoding prephenate dehydratase codes for MRIAFQGTEGAYSEEALLKTFPGATPVGFPTFHQVFEAVETGEAELGVVPVENTTAGSINQTYDLLLESDLHVVGEVVHRVEHCLLAPQGVELKELKAVKSHPQALAQCDGFLARLRLTPIPVYDTAGAARALAEHPEPGVGAIASRRAAELYGLAVLAENIEDYPHNYTRFFVIGREEAKKGEGPHKTSIVFAVRHRPGGLLEALQVFAEAGVNLTKLESRPRRDKPFSYLFYLDLEGHLEEPGPAQALLGLLRRAAFLKVLGSYPAYRNGA; via the coding sequence ATGAGGATCGCTTTCCAGGGCACCGAAGGGGCGTACAGCGAGGAGGCTCTCCTCAAGACCTTCCCCGGCGCCACCCCCGTGGGCTTCCCCACCTTCCACCAGGTTTTTGAGGCGGTGGAAACGGGGGAGGCGGAGCTTGGGGTGGTGCCCGTGGAGAACACCACCGCAGGCAGCATCAACCAGACCTACGACCTCCTCCTGGAAAGCGACCTGCACGTGGTAGGGGAGGTCGTCCACCGGGTAGAACACTGCCTCTTGGCACCCCAAGGCGTGGAGCTCAAGGAGCTTAAGGCGGTGAAAAGCCACCCCCAGGCCCTGGCCCAGTGCGACGGCTTCCTGGCCCGGCTTCGCCTCACCCCCATCCCCGTCTACGACACCGCCGGGGCCGCCCGGGCCCTGGCGGAACACCCCGAGCCCGGGGTGGGGGCCATCGCCTCGAGGCGGGCGGCAGAGCTCTATGGCCTTGCGGTCCTGGCGGAAAACATCGAGGACTACCCCCACAACTACACCCGCTTCTTCGTCATCGGTCGCGAGGAGGCGAAGAAGGGGGAAGGCCCCCACAAGACCAGCATCGTCTTCGCCGTGCGCCACCGCCCCGGGGGGCTTTTGGAGGCCTTGCAGGTCTTCGCCGAGGCCGGGGTGAACCTCACCAAGCTGGAGTCCCGGCCTAGGCGGGACAAACCCTTTAGCTACCTCTTTTACCTAGATTTGGAAGGCCACCTGGAAGAACCCGGACCCGCCCAGGCCCTTTTGGGCCTCCTGCGCCGGGCGGCCTTCTTGAAGGTCCTGGGCTCCTACCCCGCTTACCGGAACGGGGCCTAG